The genomic interval TTTTTCCGTTTCAAGACACACACGATCCATCGCTTCAATCGCTTGAACAGGATATTGACCACTTGCTGTTTCTGCGGATAACATAATCGCATCCGTCCCATCTAAAACCGCATTCGCGACATCAAATACTTCAGCACGCGTTGGAATCGGACTTTCAATCATTGATTCCATCATTTGTGTGGCAGTAATGACAGCACGATTTAAGGCTCTGGAGCGTTGAATTAACTTCTTCTGCGCTGCGGGTAAATTCGCATCGCCAATTTCAACCCCTAAATCCCCTCGCGCTACCATGACCACATCGGAGGCAAGAATAATTTCATCCATCGCTTCCATTGCTTCAGCACGCTCAACTTTAGAGACGATCCCCGCATAACACCCTTCCGCTTCTAATAAACGACGAGCCTCATGGAGATCTTCCCCTGTACGTGGAAAAGAAACGGCAACAAAGTCAGCATCAATGATTCCGATGTGTTTAATATCTTCTTTATCTTTCACTGTTAAGGCAGCGGCTGATAAGCCTCCGCCTAAAAGATTAATGCCTTTATTGTTCGATAAGGGCCCACCAACAATGACGGTACAGTTAACACGCAAATCATCATCAACATTAACCACGTCTAAAACAATACGGCCATCATCCAGTAATAAACGACTTCCCGGTTTAACTTCTTTTGCTAGCGGTTCGTAGGTAATTCCTACTTGCCTATTATCGCCGTCATGAATACTTAAATTTAAATCCAGTGCGAACTTTTGCCCCATTTCCAGAAAAACTTTACCTTCTGTAAAGCGTGCAATACGAATTTTAGGCCCTTGTAAGTCAGCAAGAATACCGACACGACGACCCGTTTTTTTACTCAATGCACGCACTGCATTAGCACGATCAATGTGGTCTTGGGCAACGCCATGCGAAAAATTTAAACGCACAACATCAACACCGGCATTAAATAAACCCTCTAAAACACCTGGCTTATCTGTCGCAGGCCCGAGTGTCGCTAAAATTTTGGTTCTTCTTAATGACATAGTAAACCTTATTTTGCGTTGATAAGTGCAACCGTAGTATCCAACATACGATTAGAGAAACCCCATTCATTATCGTACCAAGAAAGTACTTTAACAAAATTGCCTGATGTTACTTTAGTTAACGCAGATTCATAAATAGACGAGGCTGGGTTATGGTTAAAATCCATAGAAACTAAAGGCTCTCTGTTAATTTCTAAAATACCTTTTAATGAAGTTTCAGAGGCTGCTGTTAAGATTTCGTCGATCTCTTCTTTCGTGGTATTTCTTGACGCTTGGAACGATAAATCAACGATTGAAACGTTAATCGTTGGAACACGCATGGCAAAGCCGTCCAATTTACCCGCCATTTCAGGTAAAACTAAACCAACCGCAACTGCCGCGCCTGTTTTTGTAGGAATCATTGATTGAGTTGCGGAACGTGCGCGCAATAAATCAGGATGATAAACATCGGTTAATACTTGATCATTGGTATACGAATGAATCGTTGTCATCAAACCATGTTCAACACCAATACTATCAATTAACGGTTTAACTAAAGGTGCTAAACAGTTAGTGGTACATGAGGCATTAGAAATAACGGTATCCGATGCTTTTAATATTTTGTCATTGACCCCATAAACGATGGTTGCATCAACATCTGCACCACCGGGTGCTGAAATAATAACTTTTTTTGCGCCTGCTTCAAGGTGAGCAGAGGCTTTGGCTTTACTTGCAAAAAAACCAGTACACTCATGGACAACATCAATCCCTAATTCAGCCCAAGGTAATTTTGAAGGATCTCTTTCAGAAAGAACTTTTATTTTGTCACCATTGACGATCATGTAATCACCATCAACAGAAACTTCACCTGCGAAACGACCGTGTACGGTATCGTATTTTGTTAAATGTGCATTAGTCTCAGGGTTACCTAAGTCATTAATGGCTACAATTTCAATTTCATCGGTACGACCTGCTTCATATAAGGCGCGAACGATATTGCGTCCAATACGACCATAACCATTGATTGCAACTTTAATTGCCATGTAAGCTTCTCCAGAAATATTTAATGAATGATAAAAAATGCTAATAAAGCACGGTTTAACTGAATGATTATAGCAAATTTAGTTAAATGATGCTATTGAGACTTAATGAAGGGATAAGCGGAGTCTTACTTAAAGTGCTTGAAAAACGGCTAAAAATAGGATAGTCGTTAAGCTCGCTTTTTTCTAGCGATTAAAAACCACTTTCTCGTCTAAAAAGGCTGTAAATATTATTTTTAGCCCGTTTGATAAAACTCTCAGGTTCGCCTTGTAAGACCACCGTACCTCGTCTTACGCGCTGTAAATTATCCAACGGCGTTAATAATTTTAAACGGATTTTATAGACACTAATTACGGGTAATAATTCGTGATCCTTATTTTCGCGTACCGCCACATCGCCTCCAAATAATGAGGCAGAATACAACGCATCCATAGCTCTCACGGACATGCTTTCAATTTCAGTAACCTCAACAGCCGTGATGGGAAAGTTACCGTGTTCTGGGTGAAAATAGCCTTTTGAGCCTCGCTGAACCCGAGATAAATAGGCTTCTTTTAAATAAGCCACAATTTCATATTCATTTTTATCTAAAATAGCTAAGAGTTGTGTGCCTTCCGCAATCCAATCCCCTGCGTTAATAGTTTGCGCCTTATCGACAACGATTCCTGATTCTACGGCGGTGACCGTTAATTTTTGGTATTTTTTTAATAAATTACGTAACCGTTGATTTTGGGTCACTAATGAACTGTTAACAATTAAGGCTTCTTGACGCATTTTTTTATTAAAGCCTAAAAAAGCCCGCTGCCAACTCAATTCTTTATAGCGTTGTTCCACTTGATTTTTTTCGTGGACTAATTCAGGGGCTTCCATTTCAATCAACACGGTCTGTTTTTGAACTAGATCATTATTTTTTACAGCGATTTTGGTAATTTGGCCCGAGACGGGGGCGTAGACAGCGGTATAATTTGCTTTGACAAAGCCCGCTATTTCAATGGAGCTTCGCCACGGAATAAAGGCTAACCCGATTAAAAATAGAAGTAAGAAACTACTGCGTAAAGTCGCGTAATTCCAGTGAACTTGAGGCCAAAACGTTTGCCACTGTTTTAATTCATTCCATAAAGGACGCAAAATAAAATACACAATTTCAATTAAAAATAAAATGATCCCTAGTGCTTTAAAAAAAAATAAATAGACTAAGGTGGCAATACCCAAAAATAAAAAGAAACGGTAGGTCCAAACCGCGAAGGAAAAATAAACTAATTTTTTTTGTATTGGTTCGGGTGGCTCAAAATTTAAGTTAAAGATTTTTTCACGTAGCCACCATTTGGCCATTGCAAAGGATCGTGATTCTAAATTAGGGAGTCTTAACCAATCCGACATTAAGTAATAGCCATCAAAACGCATCAAGGGATTAAAATTGACTAAAATACTCATGATCCATGTTGTGGTTGCTAACAAAAAAAAGACACTTTTCAGCATTCCTTCAGCGGCTAAACTCCAACAAAATAAGCAAATAATGGCCACCCCTAATTCAACGGCAACCCCTGCAATCCCAATATTCATCCGTTTACGACGTGAATTAA from Methylococcales bacterium carries:
- the pyk gene encoding pyruvate kinase; amino-acid sequence: MSLRRTKILATLGPATDKPGVLEGLFNAGVDVVRLNFSHGVAQDHIDRANAVRALSKKTGRRVGILADLQGPKIRIARFTEGKVFLEMGQKFALDLNLSIHDGDNRQVGITYEPLAKEVKPGSRLLLDDGRIVLDVVNVDDDLRVNCTVIVGGPLSNNKGINLLGGGLSAAALTVKDKEDIKHIGIIDADFVAVSFPRTGEDLHEARRLLEAEGCYAGIVSKVERAEAMEAMDEIILASDVVMVARGDLGVEIGDANLPAAQKKLIQRSRALNRAVITATQMMESMIESPIPTRAEVFDVANAVLDGTDAIMLSAETASGQYPVQAIEAMDRVCLETEKQPTIRKSGHRIECRFDRVDEAIAMSAMYMANHSEITGIVSLTESGSTPLWMSRISSSIPIYAFSGREKTLGRMTIYRGVFPVFYTLEKQDHAQVNREILDELKKFGQAAQGDKFIITKGDLTGQVGGTNALKVVTVGEGLTP
- the gap gene encoding type I glyceraldehyde-3-phosphate dehydrogenase, with translation MAIKVAINGYGRIGRNIVRALYEAGRTDEIEIVAINDLGNPETNAHLTKYDTVHGRFAGEVSVDGDYMIVNGDKIKVLSERDPSKLPWAELGIDVVHECTGFFASKAKASAHLEAGAKKVIISAPGGADVDATIVYGVNDKILKASDTVISNASCTTNCLAPLVKPLIDSIGVEHGLMTTIHSYTNDQVLTDVYHPDLLRARSATQSMIPTKTGAAVAVGLVLPEMAGKLDGFAMRVPTINVSIVDLSFQASRNTTKEEIDEILTAASETSLKGILEINREPLVSMDFNHNPASSIYESALTKVTSGNFVKVLSWYDNEWGFSNRMLDTTVALINAK
- a CDS encoding HlyD family efflux transporter periplasmic adaptor subunit, with product MPEAQKSPPPCLRQELNLYPAEADLEGAPSWMLHDPLSNRYFRIGELEMNLLLFCGQGDEEKIAQLATLKIGYNVTTDEVAQLFNFLRVNNLTLGDDSQKSWYAQQQLKMQKKGWLTYLAKSYLFFRIPFWKSDRFLTKTLNYVAWLGTPPVFMGLALLMLMGGFLALRQLDRFISTFLHFFNAEGFGVYMLTLGVIKLLHELGHAYTAKKMGCKVPIIGVAFLVAWPVLYTDTSDAWKLNSRRKRMNIGIAGVAVELGVAIICLFCWSLAAEGMLKSVFFLLATTTWIMSILVNFNPLMRFDGYYLMSDWLRLPNLESRSFAMAKWWLREKIFNLNFEPPEPIQKKLVYFSFAVWTYRFFLFLGIATLVYLFFFKALGIILFLIEIVYFILRPLWNELKQWQTFWPQVHWNYATLRSSFLLLFLIGLAFIPWRSSIEIAGFVKANYTAVYAPVSGQITKIAVKNNDLVQKQTVLIEMEAPELVHEKNQVEQRYKELSWQRAFLGFNKKMRQEALIVNSSLVTQNQRLRNLLKKYQKLTVTAVESGIVVDKAQTINAGDWIAEGTQLLAILDKNEYEIVAYLKEAYLSRVQRGSKGYFHPEHGNFPITAVEVTEIESMSVRAMDALYSASLFGGDVAVRENKDHELLPVISVYKIRLKLLTPLDNLQRVRRGTVVLQGEPESFIKRAKNNIYSLFRRESGF